A stretch of the Poseidonibacter parvus genome encodes the following:
- the rfaE1 gene encoding D-glycero-beta-D-manno-heptose-7-phosphate kinase, producing MINLKNKKPNILVIGDLMIDHYLWGSCERISPEAPVPVINIQKENQALGGAGNVLNNLKTFGAKVSVISVLGNDSIASELKEMLENIDIQTNMLIEEENRKTTKKSRLIASQQQVLRYDKESTQNISDESASKILEFLTKNISKYDVLLLSDYGKGVLTKKLTQEIISISNENKVKVFVDPKGNDYDKYKNAYAITPNKKEAIEATNIDIKDDSTLEKAIKELKTNYQLDLALITLSESGIAIYDDKLRIKPTVAKEVYDVTGAGDTVIASIAFAIANGLDIDKAVEFANLAAGVVVSKIGSATASMDEIYEYESSLHKSNSFSNIKNIDEIKAISKRLINQKKKIVFTNGCFDILHAGHVKYLEEAKSYGDILILGLNSDDSVRRLKGSNRPINNQEDRAYLLAALDAVDFVVIFNEETPYELIKLIQPDLLVKGGDYIGKTVVGKDIAKEVKLVEFVENKSTTKIIQRILNNAEND from the coding sequence ATGATTAATTTAAAAAATAAAAAGCCTAATATTTTAGTAATTGGTGATTTGATGATTGACCATTATTTATGGGGAAGTTGTGAACGAATATCTCCTGAAGCACCAGTACCTGTTATAAATATTCAAAAAGAAAACCAAGCCTTAGGTGGAGCAGGAAATGTTTTAAATAATTTAAAAACATTTGGTGCAAAAGTATCTGTAATTAGTGTGCTTGGAAATGATAGTATTGCAAGTGAATTAAAAGAAATGCTTGAAAATATTGATATTCAAACAAATATGCTAATAGAAGAAGAAAATAGAAAAACTACAAAAAAAAGTAGATTAATAGCTTCACAACAACAAGTATTAAGATATGACAAAGAAAGTACACAAAATATATCTGATGAAAGTGCATCAAAAATATTAGAATTTTTAACAAAAAATATATCAAAGTATGATGTTCTTCTTTTATCTGATTATGGAAAAGGTGTTTTAACTAAAAAATTAACTCAAGAGATAATTTCTATTTCAAATGAAAATAAAGTAAAAGTATTTGTTGATCCAAAAGGAAATGATTATGATAAATACAAAAATGCTTATGCAATAACACCAAATAAAAAAGAAGCTATTGAAGCTACAAATATTGATATAAAAGATGATTCAACTCTTGAAAAAGCAATAAAAGAATTAAAAACAAATTATCAATTAGACTTAGCATTAATAACTCTTAGTGAAAGTGGTATTGCAATTTATGATGATAAATTAAGAATTAAACCAACTGTTGCAAAAGAAGTATATGATGTAACAGGTGCCGGAGATACTGTAATCGCATCAATTGCTTTTGCAATTGCGAATGGTTTAGATATTGATAAAGCAGTAGAGTTTGCTAATTTAGCAGCAGGTGTAGTTGTAAGTAAAATTGGAAGTGCAACTGCTAGCATGGATGAAATTTATGAATATGAATCAAGTTTACATAAATCAAATTCTTTTTCAAATATAAAAAATATCGATGAAATAAAAGCTATATCTAAACGACTAATTAATCAAAAGAAAAAAATAGTCTTTACGAATGGTTGTTTTGATATATTACATGCAGGTCATGTGAAGTATTTAGAAGAAGCAAAAAGTTATGGTGATATTTTAATTTTAGGACTAAATTCAGATGATTCTGTTAGAAGATTAAAAGGTTCAAATAGACCTATAAATAATCAAGAAGATAGAGCCTATTTATTAGCCGCACTAGATGCAGTTGATTTTGTAGTTATTTTTAATGAAGAAACACCATATGAGTTGATAAAACTAATACAACCTGATTTATTAGTAAAAGGTGGTGATTATATTGGTAAAACTGTTGTAGGTAAAGATATAGCAAAAGAAGTAAAACTTGTTGAATTTGTAGAAAATAAAAGTACAACAAAAATAATTCAAAGGATTTTGAATAATGCAGAAAATGATTGA
- the gmhA gene encoding D-sedoheptulose 7-phosphate isomerase: MQKMIEKEFLSHIDIAKLTFDKIKDKLEEASSLVVETLKNGNKVLICGNGGSAADAQHIATEIVCKYKTVRKGYPAIALTTDTSIITAVSNDFGYEMVFKRQIEALANKNDLVIGISTSGNSENIVNALKYAKEIGCKTLGFSGNDGGEIDKYCDINLIVPSNNTPRIQELHILFGHIICQIVDDSCC, translated from the coding sequence ATGCAGAAAATGATTGAAAAAGAGTTCTTATCGCATATAGATATTGCTAAATTAACATTTGATAAAATAAAAGATAAATTAGAAGAGGCTTCTTCTTTAGTAGTTGAAACATTAAAAAATGGGAATAAAGTATTAATTTGTGGAAATGGTGGAAGTGCTGCAGATGCACAGCATATTGCAACTGAAATAGTTTGTAAATATAAAACTGTTAGAAAAGGCTATCCTGCTATTGCACTTACGACTGATACAAGTATTATAACTGCTGTATCAAATGACTTTGGTTATGAAATGGTATTTAAAAGACAAATTGAAGCTCTTGCAAATAAAAATGATTTAGTAATTGGCATTAGCACAAGTGGTAATAGTGAAAATATAGTCAATGCATTAAAATATGCAAAAGAGATTGGATGTAAAACTCTTGGGTTTAGTGGAAATGATGGTGGAGAAATTGATAAGTATTGTGATATCAACTTAATCGTACCCTCAAATAATACACCTAGAATACAAGAGCTTCATATTCTATTTGGGCATATTATTTGTCAGATTGTTGATGATAGTTGTTGTTAG
- a CDS encoding glycosyltransferase family 10 domain-containing protein: MKYIKVKLIHRGSQASENTTFRNQSKDSEGIVGNCQFTFNPLNRDYDWLVIQDDVSKILLNQTEVLSCPKENTIFVTTEPNTITKYGKGFTNQFQYVITNQDKKSLPHLNAIRSQTGNVWFYGKTYDEIVAQKEPKKIKKISTVCSNKQQGHTIHKLRYDFTKIMEDKISELERFGKGFKWIETKAEAIDDYEFHVAIENHYSPHVWTEKLADTFLGFAVPIYYGCPNIYEYFPKDSIILIDIYDIEGSLEKIKEIIATPGEYERRLPAIKEARRRVIEEYNLLAMINKIVTENSSEKKSEISSDNKIYGRRQMRLRSFNDLYTFIIWKIKNTIKNL; the protein is encoded by the coding sequence ATGAAATATATAAAAGTTAAATTGATACATAGAGGAAGCCAAGCTTCTGAAAATACAACATTTAGAAACCAAAGTAAAGATTCAGAAGGAATTGTCGGGAATTGTCAGTTTACATTTAATCCTTTAAATAGAGATTATGATTGGTTAGTAATACAAGATGATGTTTCTAAAATTTTGTTAAATCAAACTGAAGTTCTTTCTTGTCCTAAAGAAAATACAATATTTGTGACTACTGAACCAAATACTATTACAAAATATGGGAAAGGTTTTACTAATCAATTTCAATATGTAATCACAAATCAAGATAAAAAATCTCTTCCTCATCTAAATGCTATACGTTCACAAACAGGTAATGTATGGTTTTATGGGAAAACATATGATGAAATAGTTGCTCAAAAAGAACCTAAAAAAATAAAAAAAATATCAACAGTATGTTCAAATAAACAACAAGGGCATACTATTCATAAACTAAGATATGACTTTACTAAAATTATGGAAGATAAGATTTCTGAGTTAGAAAGATTTGGGAAAGGTTTTAAATGGATTGAAACTAAAGCTGAAGCTATTGATGATTATGAATTCCATGTTGCTATAGAAAACCATTATTCTCCACATGTTTGGACGGAAAAACTAGCTGATACTTTCTTAGGGTTTGCTGTACCTATTTATTATGGTTGTCCAAATATTTATGAATATTTTCCAAAAGATAGTATTATTTTAATCGATATTTATGATATTGAAGGTTCACTTGAAAAGATTAAAGAAATTATTGCAACACCAGGTGAATATGAGAGAAGATTACCTGCAATAAAAGAAGCTAGAAGAAGGGTAATTGAAGAGTACAATTTATTAGCTATGATTAATAAGATTGTAACAGAAAACTCTTCAGAAAAAAAATCTGAAATTAGTTCTGATAATAAAATTTATGGTAGAAGACAAATGAGACTAAGAAGTTTTAATGATTTATATACTTTTATTATTTGGAAAATTAAAAATACTATAAAAAACTTATAG
- a CDS encoding MBOAT family O-acyltransferase, whose protein sequence is MLFNSYEFIFAFLPITFFIYFYLNSKRLTTASKAFLVFSSLFFYSYWNIAYLPLILGSMLFNYAIGNTLAKTKKEKTSKKTFSNKSILIFGIVCNVSLLGYFKYADFFIENFNFALGTNVDLLNLLLPLAISFFTFQQIAYLVDSYRGETKEYDFLNYALFVTFFPQLIAGPIVHHKEMMPQFANNRNMVKNYKNIALGIFIFSMGLFKKVVIADTFAVWANQGFDVATTLNLFEAWATSLSYTFQLYFDFSGYTDMAIGIALLFNIKLPINFNSPYKALSIQDFWRRWHITLSRFLRDYVYIPLGGNKRGRFRTYSNLMATFIIGGFWHGAGWTFLFWGFLHGLALSIHRLWQTLGFKMWSWLAWFITFNFINITWVFFRAKEWDDAIKVLMGMAGMTGIVLKEKWEAKLIFLSQWGIEFSTVFTVLDGKNKVVYWILFFTFFIIFTKNNNNNLNMKLNKYNLAFSLLLFYYSLLNLNNISEFLYFNF, encoded by the coding sequence ATGCTCTTTAATAGCTATGAATTCATATTCGCATTTCTACCAATAACATTCTTTATCTATTTCTATTTAAATAGTAAAAGACTAACAACAGCAAGTAAAGCTTTTCTCGTTTTTTCTTCGCTATTTTTTTATTCTTATTGGAATATAGCTTATTTACCTCTAATACTAGGAAGTATGCTATTTAATTATGCAATAGGAAATACATTAGCTAAAACTAAGAAAGAGAAAACTAGTAAAAAAACATTTTCAAATAAATCAATTTTAATTTTTGGTATTGTTTGTAATGTATCATTACTTGGATATTTTAAATACGCAGATTTTTTTATTGAAAACTTTAATTTTGCACTTGGAACAAATGTTGATTTGTTAAACTTATTATTACCTCTAGCAATATCATTTTTTACTTTCCAACAAATAGCATATTTAGTGGATAGTTATAGAGGTGAGACAAAAGAGTATGACTTTTTAAACTATGCACTCTTTGTAACTTTCTTTCCTCAATTAATAGCAGGACCAATTGTACATCATAAAGAGATGATGCCTCAATTTGCTAATAATAGAAATATGGTAAAGAATTATAAAAATATAGCTCTAGGTATATTTATATTTTCAATGGGATTATTTAAAAAAGTAGTAATAGCAGATACTTTTGCTGTTTGGGCAAATCAAGGATTTGATGTAGCAACAACATTGAACTTGTTTGAAGCTTGGGCTACTTCATTATCTTATACTTTTCAATTGTATTTTGATTTCTCAGGGTACACAGATATGGCAATAGGTATTGCATTACTATTTAATATAAAACTGCCTATTAACTTTAACTCTCCATATAAAGCTTTATCTATACAAGACTTTTGGAGAAGATGGCATATTACATTATCAAGGTTTTTAAGAGATTATGTTTATATTCCTCTAGGTGGAAATAAAAGAGGAAGGTTTAGAACATATTCAAACTTAATGGCTACTTTTATTATAGGTGGATTTTGGCATGGTGCTGGTTGGACATTTTTATTTTGGGGATTTCTTCATGGTTTAGCTTTATCTATTCACAGACTATGGCAAACACTCGGATTTAAAATGTGGTCTTGGTTAGCTTGGTTTATTACTTTTAACTTTATTAATATCACTTGGGTGTTTTTTAGAGCTAAAGAATGGGATGATGCTATTAAAGTTCTTATGGGTATGGCTGGGATGACAGGTATTGTATTAAAAGAAAAGTGGGAAGCCAAACTTATTTTCTTATCTCAATGGGGTATTGAATTTTCTACGGTTTTTACAGTATTAGATGGAAAGAATAAAGTAGTTTATTGGATTCTATTTTTTACTTTCTTTATAATATTTACAAAAAATAACAATAATAATTTAAATATGAAATTAAATAAGTATAATTTGGCGTTTTCATTATTATTATTTTATTATTCTCTTTTAAATTTAAATAATATATCAGAGTTTTTATATTTTAATTTTTAG